A region from the Afifella aestuarii genome encodes:
- the alr gene encoding alanine racemase — protein sequence MSQEAAAGLCLTIDLNALVGNWRRLKDLVAPAECAGVVKADAYGTGIAMTGPALFAAGCRTFFVAVPEEGAALRAALAAHDPSETAAIYVLAGFFAEAAELYREARLSPVLGHFGELQSWRKWPGRDKAALHVDTGMNRLGLSLADTEALAEAGGPGPGIDLMISHLACADEPEKPLNERQRERFAHAKALLGLPRASLANSAGIHMGRAYHHELCRPGIALYGGASHPEAISDPVVTAEARILQVRTGHPGETVGYGALETLRRTTRIAILSAGYADGYLRAAGSSDMASGALVSIAGHLAPLLGRISMDLISVDVTDIPEGLALPGKTAELFGPNVDIDAVARHAGTISYELLTNLSRRAHRRYIGGVESGGPS from the coding sequence GTGAGCCAAGAGGCGGCCGCCGGTCTTTGCCTGACCATTGATTTGAACGCCCTCGTCGGCAATTGGCGCCGGCTGAAAGACCTCGTCGCGCCGGCCGAATGCGCAGGCGTCGTCAAGGCGGACGCTTATGGAACGGGCATCGCGATGACCGGGCCGGCCCTGTTTGCAGCGGGCTGCCGGACGTTTTTCGTCGCTGTCCCGGAAGAAGGGGCTGCCCTGCGTGCCGCTTTGGCAGCCCACGATCCCTCTGAGACGGCCGCGATCTATGTGCTCGCCGGCTTTTTCGCGGAAGCGGCGGAGCTCTACCGCGAGGCCCGCCTTTCTCCGGTCCTCGGCCATTTCGGCGAGCTTCAGAGCTGGCGCAAATGGCCCGGTCGCGACAAGGCCGCTCTCCACGTCGATACCGGCATGAACCGCCTCGGCCTGTCGCTTGCCGACACCGAAGCGCTTGCCGAGGCCGGCGGCCCGGGACCCGGCATCGATCTCATGATCAGCCATCTCGCCTGCGCCGACGAACCGGAAAAACCCTTGAACGAGAGGCAGCGCGAGCGCTTTGCACATGCCAAGGCGCTGCTCGGGCTGCCGCGCGCCTCGCTCGCCAATTCGGCCGGCATCCATATGGGACGCGCCTATCATCACGAGCTCTGCCGGCCGGGCATCGCCCTTTACGGTGGCGCCTCGCATCCGGAGGCGATCTCCGACCCGGTGGTCACGGCAGAAGCGCGCATCCTGCAGGTGCGCACCGGCCATCCCGGCGAGACGGTGGGCTACGGCGCGCTCGAAACCCTGCGGCGGACGACGCGCATCGCCATCCTCTCCGCCGGTTACGCCGACGGCTATCTGCGCGCCGCCGGCTCCTCGGACATGGCGTCGGGTGCCCTCGTTTCCATCGCTGGGCATCTTGCGCCCTTGCTCGGGCGCATCTCCATGGATCTCATTTCGGTCGACGTCACCGACATTCCGGAAGGCCTCGCGCTTCCCGGCAAGACGGCCGAGCTTTTTGGCCCGAACGTCGATATCGATGCCGTCGCGCGCCATGCCGGCACGATTTCCTACGAGCTTTTGACCAATCTCTCCCGCCGCGCCCATCGCCGCTACATCGGCGGCGTCGAAAGCGGCGGCCCCTCCTGA
- a CDS encoding replicative DNA helicase, with protein sequence MTAAARLREAEPISPRQVPHNIEVEQALLGAILINNDALDRVSDFLEPVHFYDPLHQRIYEVARQLIRVGKIADPRTLKSFLNEEQRVGEITIAEYLARLAYEAATIINAQDYGRTIYDLALRRSLITIGEDMVNVAYDAPVDMTPRHQIEDAERSLFELAEKGRGATGFQGFGDALKTAIDMAAAAYERNGHLSGIATGLDDMDRLMGGLQSSDLIILAGRPGMGKTALATNIAYNVARAWRGEQQGDGTMKTIDGGIVGFFSLEMSSEQLATRIIAEQAAVPSSKIRRGDIHEEEFDKIVVAAQEMQKMPLYIDQTGGISIGQLMARARRLKRQRGLDFLVIDYLQLIQGSSKRSSDSRVQEITEITTNLKALAKELNVPVLALSQLSRQVEARDDKRPQLSDLRESGSIEQDADVVIFVFREEYYLKNKKPKEGTEEFFKWQAEMEGVAGRAEVIVGKQRHGPTGTIDLAFEADVTRFSSLAHEERLPVRYD encoded by the coding sequence ATGACAGCCGCAGCCCGTTTACGCGAAGCCGAGCCCATTTCGCCTCGCCAGGTGCCTCATAATATCGAAGTCGAGCAGGCGCTTCTCGGCGCCATCCTGATCAACAACGACGCGCTCGACCGGGTCTCCGATTTCCTCGAACCCGTTCATTTCTACGACCCCCTGCACCAGCGGATCTACGAGGTCGCGCGCCAGCTGATCCGTGTCGGCAAGATCGCGGATCCGCGAACCCTCAAGAGCTTCCTCAACGAGGAGCAGCGGGTCGGCGAGATCACCATTGCGGAATATCTCGCCCGCCTCGCCTATGAGGCGGCGACGATCATCAACGCTCAGGATTACGGCCGCACCATCTACGATCTGGCGCTGCGCCGCTCGCTCATCACCATCGGCGAGGACATGGTGAACGTCGCCTATGATGCGCCGGTCGACATGACGCCTCGCCACCAGATCGAGGATGCCGAGAGATCGCTCTTCGAACTGGCCGAGAAGGGCCGCGGCGCGACTGGCTTTCAGGGTTTCGGCGACGCGCTGAAGACCGCGATCGACATGGCGGCCGCCGCCTATGAGCGAAACGGCCACCTGTCGGGCATCGCAACAGGCCTCGACGACATGGACCGCCTCATGGGCGGTCTGCAATCGTCGGACTTGATCATCCTCGCCGGTCGCCCGGGCATGGGCAAGACGGCGCTCGCCACCAACATCGCCTACAATGTTGCGCGCGCCTGGCGCGGCGAGCAGCAGGGCGACGGCACGATGAAGACCATCGATGGCGGCATCGTCGGCTTCTTCTCGCTGGAAATGTCGTCCGAACAGCTCGCCACCCGCATCATCGCCGAGCAGGCCGCCGTGCCCTCATCGAAGATCAGGCGCGGCGACATCCACGAGGAAGAGTTCGACAAGATCGTCGTCGCGGCGCAGGAAATGCAGAAAATGCCGCTCTACATCGACCAGACCGGCGGCATCTCCATCGGCCAGCTCATGGCCCGCGCGCGGCGTCTCAAACGCCAGCGCGGCCTCGATTTTCTGGTCATCGACTATCTGCAGCTCATCCAGGGTTCGTCGAAACGCTCCTCCGACAGCCGCGTGCAGGAAATCACCGAGATCACCACGAACCTGAAGGCTCTCGCCAAGGAGCTGAACGTTCCGGTGCTCGCCCTCTCCCAGCTCTCGCGTCAGGTCGAGGCGCGCGACGACAAGCGCCCGCAGCTCTCGGATCTGCGCGAATCGGGTTCGATCGAGCAGGACGCCGACGTCGTCATCTTCGTCTTCCGCGAGGAATATTACCTGAAGAACAAGAAGCCGAAGGAAGGCACCGAGGAGTTCTTCAAGTGGCAGGCCGAGATGGAGGGTGTCGCCGGCCGCGCCGAAGTCATCGTCGGCAAGCAGCGTCATGGCCCGACCGGCACGATCGATCTCGCCTTCGAGGCCGACGTGACGCGCTTCTCGTCCCTGGCCCACGAAGAGCGCCTTCCGGTACGTTACGATTGA
- the rplI gene encoding 50S ribosomal protein L9 gives MQVILLERVAKLGQMGDEVRVRDGYARNFLLPKGKALRATEANKARFEREKTQLEARNLEAKKEADAVAEKLAGKTFSVIRSAGETGQLYGSVSTRDIADILGEDGFTVGRSQVWLDRPIKTLGLHPILISLHPEVEAPITLNVARNADEAERQERGENLSGRDRFDDEEADDAEAAALEEVFENPEDLQLEPTEVDAEDEERE, from the coding sequence ATGCAAGTCATTCTTCTGGAGCGCGTAGCCAAGCTCGGCCAGATGGGCGACGAAGTGCGCGTGCGCGACGGTTACGCCCGCAACTTCCTCCTGCCCAAAGGCAAGGCTCTGCGCGCCACCGAGGCCAACAAGGCCCGTTTCGAGCGTGAGAAGACGCAGCTCGAAGCGCGCAACCTGGAAGCCAAGAAGGAAGCCGATGCGGTGGCCGAAAAGCTCGCCGGCAAGACCTTCAGCGTGATCCGCTCCGCCGGCGAAACGGGCCAGCTTTATGGCTCCGTCTCGACGCGCGACATCGCCGACATCCTGGGCGAGGACGGCTTCACCGTCGGACGCAGCCAGGTCTGGCTCGATCGTCCGATCAAGACGCTCGGTCTGCATCCGATCCTGATTTCGCTGCATCCTGAGGTCGAGGCGCCGATCACGCTCAACGTCGCGCGCAACGCCGATGAGGCCGAGCGTCAGGAACGTGGCGAGAACCTCTCCGGCCGCGATCGCTTCGATGACGAAGAGGCCGATGATGCAGAGGCCGCGGCTCTCGAAGAGGTCTTCGAGAATCCCGAGGATCTGCAGCTCGAGCCGACCGAGGTCGACGCGGAGGACGAGGAGCGCGAGTAA